Proteins encoded together in one Variovorax paradoxus window:
- a CDS encoding AAA family ATPase has product MDVAAKLATLLNQLNTVIVGKEAQVRDCVACLLAGGHLLIEDVPGVGKTTLAHALSHTFGLQFSRVQFTADLMPGDLSGVAIYDRGQQAFVFHPGPIFAQVLLADEINRASPKTQSALLEAMEEKQVTIEGETRPLPTPFFVIATQNPQDQLGTFALPESQLDRFLMRISLGYPDRAAERELLAGADRREMLATLPALLTAGELTALQQRVQQVHAAEPLLNYVQDLIAATRSGRWFLQGLSPRAGIAVLRAAKAQALLANRSYVAPDDVQSILPQTIAHRLTPVGDAGRGAVEQVRAMIADVPLP; this is encoded by the coding sequence ATGGACGTTGCTGCGAAGCTTGCCACTTTGCTGAATCAGCTTAACACGGTGATCGTCGGCAAAGAGGCGCAAGTGCGCGACTGCGTGGCCTGCCTGCTGGCGGGCGGACACCTGCTCATCGAGGATGTACCAGGGGTCGGCAAGACCACCCTCGCCCATGCGCTCTCGCACACCTTCGGCCTGCAGTTCTCGCGCGTGCAGTTCACGGCCGACCTGATGCCGGGCGACCTGTCGGGCGTGGCCATCTACGACCGGGGCCAGCAGGCCTTCGTGTTCCATCCCGGCCCGATCTTCGCGCAGGTGCTTCTGGCGGACGAAATCAACCGTGCCAGTCCCAAGACCCAGAGCGCCCTGCTCGAGGCCATGGAAGAAAAGCAGGTCACCATCGAAGGCGAGACCCGGCCGCTGCCCACGCCCTTCTTCGTGATTGCCACCCAGAACCCGCAGGACCAGCTCGGCACCTTCGCCTTGCCCGAATCGCAGCTCGACCGGTTTCTCATGCGGATTTCACTCGGCTACCCGGACCGCGCAGCCGAACGCGAATTGCTCGCGGGGGCCGACCGCCGCGAAATGCTCGCCACCCTGCCCGCGCTGCTCACCGCCGGCGAGCTGACGGCCCTGCAGCAGCGCGTGCAGCAGGTGCATGCGGCCGAGCCGCTTTTGAACTACGTGCAAGACCTGATTGCCGCCACGCGCTCCGGCCGGTGGTTTTTGCAGGGCCTTTCGCCGCGCGCCGGCATTGCGGTGCTGCGCGCCGCCAAGGCGCAGGCGCTGCTGGCCAACCGCAGCTACGTTGCACCGGACGACGTGCAATCGATACTGCCGCAGACGATTGCGCACCGCCTCACCCCCGTGGGCGACGCCGGCCGCGGGGCCGTGGAACAGGTGCGCGCGATGATCGCGGACGTGCCGCTCCCGTAA
- a CDS encoding DUF58 domain-containing protein, producing the protein MMASLRSRIDGWFLSRRPPSDTLELTQRNVYIVPTRAGWTLGATLLVLLIASINYQLNLGYLLTFLLAGSVAVGMHVCHATLRGLAMHLTPPDAHYAGAAAVFRVVLHNTRRSVRYGIGMAVRGSGQWAWTDVPAEGTSTVEIAFKPERRGLHPVPPLTAETRFPLGTFRVWTVWRPAAQMLVYPTPEAHPPPLPPGEPLSGPAATSAALRSQSAGEYDGLRAYRRGDPLKLVVWKKAARAQATGSEELVSRDMQQTQREELWLDAQATNLADTEARASRLCAWVLMADRLGVDYGIRIAGRVVQPSQGEAHRRACLEALALC; encoded by the coding sequence ATGATGGCATCGCTACGCTCGCGCATCGACGGCTGGTTCCTGTCGCGCCGGCCGCCTTCGGACACGCTGGAGCTCACGCAGCGCAACGTCTACATCGTGCCCACGCGGGCGGGCTGGACGCTGGGCGCCACGCTGCTGGTGCTGCTGATTGCGTCGATCAACTACCAGCTCAACCTGGGCTACCTGCTGACCTTTTTGCTCGCGGGGAGCGTGGCCGTGGGCATGCACGTCTGCCACGCCACGCTGCGCGGCCTGGCCATGCACCTGACGCCGCCCGATGCGCACTACGCAGGCGCCGCCGCGGTTTTCCGGGTGGTGCTGCACAACACGCGGCGCAGCGTGCGCTACGGCATCGGCATGGCCGTACGCGGCAGCGGCCAGTGGGCCTGGACGGACGTGCCGGCCGAAGGCACCTCCACCGTCGAGATCGCGTTCAAGCCCGAAAGGCGCGGGCTCCACCCGGTGCCGCCGCTCACCGCCGAAACCCGTTTTCCGCTCGGAACATTCCGCGTCTGGACGGTGTGGCGGCCGGCCGCGCAGATGCTGGTGTACCCCACGCCCGAAGCGCATCCGCCGCCCCTGCCGCCTGGCGAGCCCCTCTCCGGACCTGCCGCCACATCGGCCGCCCTGCGCTCCCAATCGGCTGGCGAGTACGACGGGCTGCGGGCCTACCGGCGCGGCGATCCGCTCAAGCTGGTGGTCTGGAAAAAAGCGGCCCGGGCGCAAGCCACAGGCTCCGAAGAACTCGTGAGCCGCGACATGCAGCAGACCCAGCGCGAGGAGCTGTGGCTCGATGCGCAAGCCACAAATCTCGCCGACACCGAGGCCCGCGCTTCGCGGCTTTGCGCATGGGTGCTGATGGCGGACCGCCTGGGCGTGGACTACGGCATCCGCATCGCCGGTCGGGTGGTGCAGCCCTCGCAGGGCGAAGCCCACCGCAGGGCCTGCCTGGAAGCGTTGGCACTATGTTGA